TCGAGCCTCTCTTCCATTCGAACAAACGGAAGAATGGCTGGCGATTCTTTAATATGGTGCACGTAGCGACTTCATCGCACCGAGTGTGTAGTGAGCTTCATGGCAGTAATTGATAAAGGCAATAGAGTAACTTCGAAAGATATCCATTAAGGGGAGGGCGAAAAGCGGCTACTAGCTAGATCATTCTGTTTATAGTCGTGTTCTATTTATGGCGGACGCGAGGTGATTCAGGAGCAGCCAGTGAATTAATGCTGTCCAGCTCGTATCCCAACATTTAATTTGAGTCTTTAAGGTGGTACAGTTGGTTGACATAATATCTAGATGTAGCCGCATTACGCAAAAAGTAGAAACTTCTTTTTAGAAGGGGAAGAGTATAAAAGGTTTCCGCCGCCGGGACTTGAACCCGGGTCGCGCGGGTGAGAGCCGCGTATCCTAACCACCTAGACTACAGCGGATGCAAGGTCCCAATCTGTGGGACGTATGAAGAAGTGAAACGTGAACAAAGCGCCGCGGTATGCAaattttttttctttgcgtATGTCCACACCAGTGTAGCCTGCTGGTTTTCTACACCGTCCGGttgcgtttctgtgttcttTTATGCTAAGGTGTCGTGACATGTCGATCCGCCCCAAGTCGATTTGCCCCAagtgctctgcatgcgcatgcgaaGCTCGGTAACAAAGCCCGTCGGATACTGCGGCACCGTTCATATTGGAAGTACTCTCCGTACTCTCGCCTCTGCCCATTATTTTGTTAAGTAGAAGTGGGACCTTTGTTGCTTCCCGGTGTTATGACTGACGcggtgagagagaggagtgGGAGAAGCTCCAGCAAGATACGTGTGGCAGCAGCAGACTCTGCGACACAGCAACAACAGTCGACGGCAGGAAAATTTGGTAAAGCGAGTGCTTTCTGCTGCTTTACTCCAGTCGGATCGTAGACTCGGTGACGGCCAGCGACACGTGAAACGTTGTCGCGTGAAAGCTTGAGGAAAACTGAGGCAACGCTATCATGGCGGATGACGGTGCGGGAGGAAGCTCTTGCGGAGCTTCCTCCAGTCCGTCTGGAAAAGCGTGGACAGCGGGTGTCCACGAGCAGGAGGCTTGCAAGGCCTCCCAGTTGACCTTTACCCTTACTGGCGAAGACCATACGTTGGGTAACACCATCAGATCTATCCTTGTTCGAAAACCCGGAGTGGAGTTCGCAGGCTATTCCGTTCCCCATCCAACACAACCGGAGATGAATATCCGCCTCCAGACAACAGGTATGTTGATAGCTGTGCTAGTGCCACCGACACGAAAACATGAATTGTTTTTCGCCAATACCACTGGAAGGATAGCGACGAAAACTGTAGTTACGTATGAGGCAGCTGCGCGGTTGCACCGGCTCTTCAACGCTGAAAATACTGCGCAGAAATGTATTGTTATTTCCGGTACATGCAGGCGAATCAGCAATGCAGCTGTTGCGAGAGAGCTTTGACGACCTGGCGAGCATATGCGATCATCTGGATACGCTCTACGATGAAGCTCTCGAGGACTTCATgaagaagcagggagagTCGTCGGAGATGACCTCTTGACTTTCTTTCTGAATCTAAGTCAAACCCAAAAGTGACCCCTCATTAACAAGTTCGACGTGGTCTATTCGTCTGAGTTTTGGAATGCTTCCAAGACTTTGCGAAGTGTCAGAGTGCTCCTACGATCGAGGAGTAGTGCACTCGGTTATACTGCGAGAGAGTTTGCTGCTAATACTCGCCAGGTTGTGCTCGGCAGACGTAATGCGGACACTGTTTCCTGAGACAATGCAGGTTTATCTTCATTTCCTCGTGCATAATCGGCAAGACGTTCGGTGGATTCTTTCAACTATGTAGGGCGTGAGCACTAGCCAGCATTGTCGCTTCACATTTCATCTGTCCGTGTGGTGGTGTGAGCCCGGGAAACTGATGAAATAATCGTGACACGATGACCCATTGGAGCTGGTCTTTTGCTTAATGTATGTGCGTCGATATGCGTGTTTGAGCTTGCTGTTGTTATGTTTTATCAGTTTCTCTATGATACTCAAGTAGATGTTTCAGAGGAGCTGTGTACGTTACTGGTAAGCGGTACTAATTTGCCAGCTGGCTAATACAGAAACATGAAAGTGAATTAATCGCGATATCTATCGCGATCGTTGTTTCTTGCTATTCTGACAATCGAACCATGGTGACCGTTGTAGACGCGACGCTTTTACCACACCTATACGAACCTTTTGTGTGACAAGTATCACACAGGATCTGACCAATTTTTCAACTGCTTCCATCACCACCCTGCGATTGGAAATCAACTGGAAACTGCAGGCCATGAAAAGCAACGGCAGTTCTTTACTGCATCTGATTTTTGGGGATTTTTTTAAGAGGGTCGCCACTGGTTGAGCGACCCTTGTTTCGCTGCGAGCCTGATAAATGCGCACCCTGATGATGTATCAGCAAGTGAAAATACACTGAAAGTGGTTAgtagagaaaacagaagttTCGCCCTCTGAAGATAAgcatcttttctctgcgttcgtATTTCTGTTTGGGACGAGAAGATGATCCTCTTGGCACAGCCGTTAACTGACTTACATGGGCAGGTCCTTGGGCCGATCTTTAAGTTTGATCCCTGGACAACTTGCCTCGGCGATACCAATCATTTCATGTCGAACATCGAAGATGAGATCATGACCGATGAAAAAGCTGCTGCCCAAGACGCCGGAACTGTCGGCTCTAGGATCGTCACTCATCGCCACGCATCGATAATGCTCGTTTCCTTTCGTGTACAAGTAGCTTGCGGGTTGCCAGCGCACCCACCCCGAACCTGCTTTCTTATTTACGCTGACTTCGTTATCTCGGGCATCTTGCACTGTTGTGTCATCCCTTCGGAGAGGACTTGCCGCCCCACCATTCTGATGGGGTGGAACAAAGTGCAGCCAGATATCTGGGAAGTAGGACAGGTCGGCCCGACCCTTGGGCAGATAGAAACAAAGTTCACCAGCTGTGCTTTCCACCTTGACCGCCTGACTCTGTCTCGGTGAAGCTGAGGGCGGCAACAGCTCATACGCGACTTCGTCGTCTACGCTTAGTGTGGTGATAATGTCGCCAATCGCTTcagcttcgctgtctctcacCTCCTCTCCCAGCTCCACGCGCCTCGCCTGACgacgctgctgtctccgatCGCGACCAGGAGCGAGATGCTTGTTGTGGCGCGGTGTCTTCGAGTCTTGTCCCCCTGCTGCAGATGCTGACGTTGAGTTGTCAATATGCTGCGTAGCTTCGCTTGTTGCTGGGATCTTTGCTAAACTGGGAGTGGGGCGCTCCTGACGTCGGCGCTGCGGGTTAGAAATGCTGATTTCACCTGGGGCGGCTCGCCTGATACCTTCTGCATTTATCGTGCCACTAGTTTCGACATTACTCTTATCAGTAGTTAACCTGTCCACGAAGTTTATGATAAGCTCGTCGTCTTGCTCAGCACTCCAAGCCGAAGCAATCTCGGAAAAGTCTTCCGTACCAGTTGAAAGTGTTTCTTGTTCAACGCCCAACGGTGTTGTGGCCGCTAGGTTTCGCGCCGTGGCTCGTTGCTGTGCCGTCACTATGGAGTTCGGAGCAAATTCAGAACCTGAATCGTGTTCTTCCCGGCCAAGTAGTCTGATAAGTTTTCCTCTGGTAGGGCTGTTATTTCCACGAGCCTCCTTGATCGCTGCTGTTAGTTTCTCCCCGGCACCTGCTAGTCGTCTTCGATCATTCCCAGTTCGACGGCCACCCTTTAGTTCTGCGAACTCTTCGATAGCGCTTACTATTTCGTCATAAATTCTTGTGGGGAAATAGCTCATCGTGGTACCCGAGTCAAGCAGCACCTCAAATTTAGTCGACGGATGCGGCGTGTGATGTGGAGGATTAGGCCGCTCATTTCGGGCTGGACTGCTACTCTGAAGAGCGCTCCCTCGCAGAGTCTGAGGCACATTGCTTGGATCGGTTCTCTCATCACTACTGTTGCCGAGAGATATAATCTTATCACCAACGCTGATACCGGAGAGGTATGCTGAATAGGACTCTTGATGTGGAATAAAGTTCGTCGTTACTGTATCTGAAGTGTGCAGCTCTCCATTAGCGTCTCCTATGGAAAAAGCGCCGCCATGCTCCGCAAGACAGAGGGCAAAGGAGGTCGCTCCGTCTGGGAGGGATGCGGGGGTAACAGCCCTACTCCCTTTAGTTGAACTCAACAAAGTACGCGTCATGTACGTTTCCGGGCCGAATTGACTCCATATTTCTAGCCCCCAAATTCCGCTTGCCTTCTGGTCGACAAACAGTTCTGTTTCCTGTACGTGACAACCAAAATTTGTTCTGACGGGCTGGGTTAGGAGTGATGAAGGTCCAGAGTCGTCTGAAGAATGCACCTTTCGTTGAGCCTGAAGAAGTTGACTCTTGATATCATAAAACGACTGattatttcttgtcactgTCCGAGGTGGGGCCAGAAGCCGGAACTGGTCTTCATGCCAAAAGCCTTGCAGACTGCTGCCTTCCATGTACGACACACGGTATGCACACCTGCGTGATAGAAAAGAACAGTGGGGAAAAGGGTGCTCTGGATACAAACGTTTTCCTCGCAAAACTCGGCGTGCGTTCGACCAGGAAGCTGTTTCCACTCAACTGTCCTAGTAGTAAACACCGCAGGGAGAACTACTAAAGATACCCAGTTACAAGGCCCTCCGTTGCTTTGCCCCTTTGCGCTGACCTAACTTGGCGATGCCTTCGCATTTTTTGATGTAGTTACAATGGAATCATAATCTTTGCGAACCGATTGTTCCCTACGCCTGTTTGCTTTATCGACTAGAACATCTACGATCGCTTTGTATTCCGTAGCTGCGAGCCCAGCAAATCTGTCTGACTGAAGGCCAGCAAAGGTGATCCGGTTAAATCAGGAACATGTACTTTTTTGACGCATCCAGGTGCTAGGTCTGCCAACGCGAATGCGTTACCATGACGGATGTTAACTCGATGCATAGCCTTCATTTTAATTAGCCTCCTGGTCTCTCTAATGCAGGAATAACCGTAATTCCCAGGTGACGTCAGCCTGGTTCCCGGATGTGTAGTTTCCTAACATAAGTCCCACAGTAATCCACTCTGAGTGACGGAACTGGACGAGAAACAGGGGAGGGCTGTTCAATTGGAGGCTGATCAAGGAACGGTTGTTGTAAGCAGGAGCTGACGTCAACCGTCAGTCGGAGGCGCGCTTTTTTAGCGTGGTCCGATGTAGATTTGGCCTCTATCACTGTTTCAATGGTTGTAGTTCCCTCTAATTGAGTTTTCGTATGGCCGTCACTCTAGAGCTTCCTTGTGGGCAACCCAACTTCGTCTGTCAAACTCGAAGGTGATGCTCCGATATTTTGAATACAAGGGCAATAAAGGACTGCAAAGGACAACACGAAGTATGACCAGCAGTTGTGTTTATAAGGTACCCCTCTCAAATGCTTCGGATTCTGGGAGGAAACACGTaccttttctgtttcgcaTCACAGTGAGTGCAGGTCGAACTGCACGGGACACTCTTGCATGTGGAGCTTGAAGAGCAGTCGAATGGAGGGTCCATATGTCTACCGCACGACCTGCCAACAATTTTGTCCATAAGAGAGCTCGGTAATATAGGAATTTCGAAATTGTTTTATATGCTGGGACCCCTTGTTTCACAGGTTAAAAACTGTTTGTCAATTTTTTTCTGTCCGGTGTTAAGGCGTAGCTGGGTACCAAAGCGTCCTATTGGACATGCCTAGCGCAGACGGGGACTTGGTGAGTTTTTTGATAGCCACTCAACAACATGACCTGCTCAGAAGCTTGTAAAGTGATGTAAGGATATCAGTTGACTTGGGGAATTCTACTGGATCCAATGTGGCTTGTTAAATTAGACATACAGTATGCCCGTTAAAGCTATTGCTGAGGGACCCAGTGCCACAATACTTCCGAGAATATATAAAGCGTAAACTGGCAGAAGGTTCTCATCGAAAAGATGTCTTAAGGCTCCGCGATCATATATTTTACAAACAGACAAGGCACTGATGACACCAGCCTCTGATCTGAAGGTgccttcgctgcatgcggtaCGCGGATGTGACGGACTTCAAGAAGCATCCTGTCGCCCCCACTTCTCCACTCCACCGGCACTGGGTTGTTGAccaccttctccctctttttcatGACACGCATTACGCGTGCAACGTTTCAACCGTGCCGCAAAATCTAGCACACAACTTCTAAAGTAATGCATCTCTACCGGTCAAACCTGTACTCGTAACGCCGATGAACGAAGACAGGTCACTCATTGAAAGATTGATACGCGGTGTACCTTCTCCGCGGTTGCAGACTGTCAGCGACAGCATTGTGGTCGGATTTTCTTACTTGCATGACGTGCAAGGGAACGCTAGCACAGAAGATCCAGTGTCGAGGATGAGACTTTGGCGCTGCACCGCCGGAGTACCAACTACTACGTCTGCGAATACCAGCACACAGCCGACATACAAAGAAacgcatatatgtatgtctgtACACCAGCATGAACATGTGTTCAGCCGAGGTGGAACCACCGACGAACACGTACATGAATAGATTTTGCGAAAGCCAACCGTGGAGTCAATAAGGCACCTgtttacatatataaatatatatttatgtatacatCTGTGTATAACGCATAGTTGTTCACGTACTCGAATTGCGGGGGCATATCCCTATATACGTAGGATGCATGAAACCGCGTAAAATTTCAGGGCATCATGCAACGAGAAGAACGATTCTTCGGCGAAATCTGGCGTTACGATTTGCCTGTCGCTCCTACAGTCATTCACGTGGTCACACGGTCTCCTGGAGGAGCGTACTAAGTCAGAAAAATTCCTAAAGTACGTTTACTTGTTGGGCTCGGTATCCGACGCACACGGTGATGAAAAGGGGCAGTGTTCCATGTATACGAAACATTCAGCCAGTGAGGATGCGTTGTATTACTGATACATGATTTATCGTAGAACGTGTGTTGCAGTGGACTGTCCTCAGGTGGAATTCCTCTTCATTTTTGACAGTTTTTAATGAGATAGAAGCACAACACGCACCATGTTACCTTGCTGCCACTAGTTCAAATTTGGGATAGTCGATGAGGGAGTGTCACTAAAAACTGACTGGGTTATTGACATCGTTCACGCCGGGTGTCATAGACACGAAACGAAGTCAAGAGTTCGTAGCAAGTCACTAGCAGAGTAGTTTGTCCAGCCACTTGTGCCAGACTTACTTCTCGAACTACAGTGATAAGGGTTGCACGGCAGTTGGGCCAACGTTGTGAGCTATCAGACATCTGCGTCGAGTTcacttcctctgttttcacAGTAAATCTGTGGAAAAACTGCCTGAAGGAATGCGGGTCTTACAACTTAGCGAACGACTCATACCTGCAAAGTAGTACGCTGTTTGATGGATGTTCCCATACGCATAACTCCGGAGTGGTAGagccgccttctcttcttgcatACTTCTTTTCTGATAACTTGAGAGGTTTTTTGAAGATGTCTGTTGGTGTTTATTTTGTTTCGACCTCGCTTGACGAGAACCTAAGCTCATCAGCGTAGACTTCGCCGTCGATATGGTTTGTTGAGGGCTGTCACCTGCTGCTTGCGAGCCGTTAGACTCCAGCGGGTCCATTTGGGTTCGGTCGTTGTGGTGCCGCGCGTCTCCTAAAGTACCTGTTGTCTGGTCTACAGCGTTTACAGCTGGCAACTCTGAACCTAGAACCAGAGTGGTCACTACACCAGTTCTGTCAGGGTGCCAGGTGCAGCCCGCGCTCGCGAACAACGCAGCGGCCAGGTACGGTAGTAATTTACTCCATCTCCAACTATTCGGACGACCGGGAACAAAACGGGTTCGAGCGGCTTTCTGTAACGTCTCCATGGTGTCCGAGCGAAGTAAAACGGGCTTAATCGGTCGTTGCTTTCCGTGACTCTCAGCGGTCCAACCCTCTCTGAGGGGCACAGAGCACCACTGTGGTGCCATTCCGAACAGGAACCAGAATTTTTATATGGCTGTGTACATGCAACCTTCCGACGATAATGTTGATGAGAGTTCACTCCGTCCGAATGACGCAAATGGGTCCTCGGGTCAAACAAAGGTACACGAGTatggtgtctctgcagataCGAACGCTCTCGTCTCGCCCGGTTACCTTTCTCTTAATCCCTCCCCGCGGGGTTTGACAATACACCACGCCTCACCAATACCTCCCTCGAAATGGTAGAATAAGACAGCATGTGCCTGCatgtatttacatatatgtgcACTCACGTCACGACTATTCCCTGTGTATGTGGATCAGCAGCCGCCGGGCAGCGCCGGAGAATAACAGTGGATAAGCGTACAAGCATATGTGCATTTATACATATCAAACACATAGGTGAACTTTGGCTTTCTTGTGCAGGAATGACTCAGAATCCAACAACCGTCCTTTTCCGACACTGCTGAGCGACCTGTGACAAGTCATTCAGCACTGATCCGAGTGATCGAGAGGTTTACAATCATGAGAGGTGAGGCAAGACGCGTGGAGGAAGGCGCGGGAGTAATCCATAACAAGAAGCTCCGGTGCTCCTTTACGCACCTTAATAGGTGGCGAAAAAAGTCAGAAGACAGTCTTCGTTCAGCCATTCAAGAGGAAAGGCTAATCCCAAACCAAGAGAGACGACACACGTCATCAGACCTGTGCTGAAACACGAGACATTTCCCTCCGCTTCCTGCATGTTCTAATCACCCAGTCGGCTTGCGAGGCAACAAAACACGCTGACCAGTTGTTTTTGCGTGGAGATATCCACCTGATATAGGAAAAATAACCACTTTCTGCGAATCACGCGAGTTAATTATAGACAAGAAACGAACACGGGAAGAGCTTTAACGCAAAATTTGAGCCGGGAACGAAATCCGTGATCTAGAGCCGACAGACGCCCTCCACTGACACTTGGCTCTTTTCATGAGTTTCGTCCCCAATCTTAGAAGAATATAACAACAGGGAAAGAAAACCTGCCCAAAGATGAGTTTCAAAAGAGCGGGATGAAACACAAGCACCCTCACTTGCGCCATACACGAGGTGCGATATTTCCGAACGCATTTCAAATATCCGCCACATCATTAGTCTTCGAGCTCACAGACTactcgaagaaagagaaacacttACAGGGGTGCGGCTGCGCTCAAAAAACCCATTACAGTACAAAAAAGACAGCGGCTTACAGAGCGCGAATTCACCCACCGCTACGCCCCCGGGCACAGATTCTTTTCCTACGTAAATGGACACCCGAGGCGCTCCCTCCCATCTTGAGCTATCTCCATCCCCAAACAAGCTCTTTTTGGGAGCTTTCAAGTCCAATTTTCAATTTATATACATTAGAAGGTGTTGTAACCAATTAGGCCAAATAAGTGGCGAACCGCCTGTAAACGCATGGACAACGACATTCAGCTGGAGTTTTGGGAGCCTGAAGAATCTGAAACCTGAGAATCTGTTTCTTTGTAGTGAGGGGTCAAGAGCGAGGAATATTGCTATCATGACCGCTGAACCACATCGATGACTCCAGGTGGGTCACTCGTAAGGGGCTTGAATGAAGCCGGAGAGGCTCAGTTTGATCCGTGCACTGGCCGCGGCATTAAAGATGATCACTAAATAATCAAAGCTGCTTCGCAGTGATCAATCATCAGTGATCAGTTCAGGAATGGAACTGCCAGAAGCCTTAGTTCACAACCACCATTCGACTGCGTCAACTTCTTCGCTGAAGCAGAAACCATCGCTGTGCGTAGCCGAAGCTGACGGCCAAACTTGATTCGATCGACTGAAGCGCATAAATAAAGCTGCGGAAGACTGTTTTTTGACCAGTTAAACAGTTGCTGCGTGTGCTTGGAGTAATGCCTGTGGATTCCTACCGCAGTGTAGACCTCCTCGACAGCCCAACCGCATGAACTCGTGTTCAAGTACACGTGTGCGTCATACATCGTAGTGTGTTTCCTCCTATTGGGGGGAATCGTGAAGGCCC
This genomic interval from Toxoplasma gondii ME49 chromosome VIIb, whole genome shotgun sequence contains the following:
- a CDS encoding DNA-directed RNA polymerase I RPAC2 (encoded by transcript TGME49_261540~Gene product name based on ToxoDB Community Expert Annotation.), which codes for MADDGAGGSSCGASSSPSGKAWTAGVHEQEACKASQLTFTLTGEDHTLGNTIRSILVRKPGVEFAGYSVPHPTQPEMNIRLQTTGESAMQLLRESFDDLASICDHLDTLYDEALEDFMKKQGESSEMTS
- a CDS encoding eukaryotic aspartyl protease superfamily protein (encoded by transcript TGME49_261530) translates to MAPQWCSVPLREGWTAESHGKQRPIKPVLLRSDTMETLQKAARTRFVPGRPNSWRWSKLLPYLAAALFASAGCTWHPDRTGVVTTLVLGSELPAVNAVDQTTGTLGDARHHNDRTQMDPLESNGSQAAGDSPQQTISTAKSTLMSLGSRQARSKQNKHQQTSSKNLSSYQKRSMQEEKAALPLRSYAYGNIHQTAYYFADVVVGTPAVQRQSLILDTGSSVLAFPCTSCKSCGRHMDPPFDCSSSSTCKSVPCSSTCTHCDAKQKRCAYRVSYMEGSSLQGFWHEDQFRLLAPPRTVTRNNQSFYDIKSQLLQAQRKVHSSDDSGPSSLLTQPVRTNFGCHVQETELFVDQKASGIWGLEIWSQFGPETYMTRTLLSSTKGSRAVTPASLPDGATSFALCLAEHGGAFSIGDANGELHTSDTVTTNFIPHQESYSAYLSGISVGDKIISLGNSSDERTDPSNVPQTLRGSALQSSSPARNERPNPPHHTPHPSTKFEVLLDSGTTMSYFPTRIYDEIVSAIEEFAELKGGRRTGNDRRRLAGAGEKLTAAIKEARGNNSPTRGKLIRLLGREEHDSGSEFAPNSIVTAQQRATARNLAATTPLGVEQETLSTGTEDFSEIASAWSAEQDDELIINFVDRLTTDKSNVETSGTINAEGIRRAAPGEISISNPQRRRQERPTPSLAKIPATSEATQHIDNSTSASAAGGQDSKTPRHNKHLAPGRDRRQQRRQARRVELGEEVRDSEAEAIGDIITTLSVDDEVAYELLPPSASPRQSQAVKVESTAGELCFYLPKGRADLSYFPDIWLHFVPPHQNGGAASPLRRDDTTVQDARDNEVSVNKKAGSGWVRWQPASYLYTKGNEHYRCVAMSDDPRADSSGVLGSSFFIGHDLIFDVRHEMIGIAEASCPGIKLKDRPKDLPM